tgaaaagctgttttttttttggggggggtgGGATAAAAAGCTAGTCAAAGTAATGATTTGTTAATCTATTAAACATTAATAGTATCCAGTATTTGCgaagatattaattaattataataataaataattatgagaTATATTAAAGGAGGTCAACTTTATGATATTAGTTAATTTGTATCTTTTTCAACCATATGAATACCTAAAGAagtatctatctatctatttatatctatttataatatataaaaagctGATGCGCGAAACATAAAAACTCCATTTGTTAACTCTTAGCTTGTGGTTGAGTGTAGCGCGAGTCAAAGGAGCTCCAATTGCTAACTCGTAGCTCATGTTTAAGTATCTTCTCGATTACTCAAATAATTAATCTTTTCGAAAAGAGATTCATCTATttgaatatttcaattttaatacaatcataacaattaattttatattaaaaattgtacataagtattaaaagttttctataaaactattttttattttctaataaatattaaaagttctTTTAATATAACTCGATCtctagaaaataaataatatctccatatatatatatatatattacatatatcaaataattatattttattaatttctctaATGTTGCGTGGGACTATacctaataaatatataataatatcagcgCTCAAATTGTCTCTTCCTCGCGCGTGGTTCTACACTCTAATAATTTACCTATTAAAATCCAACACTCACCTTATTTTCTCAGATATAATTGAGCtattttacaaataaacaaatgcgataaatatatatatatatatacatatattatataaccTCATATTAATTAGTCGGGATGCACAAGCATATACTGGCATGACATGCTAGAAATTGAATGGCTGCAGCAACTATCAGggatataaaaatattctgGAAAACTCaggagaatatatataagatcaAATAGTAAAAGAATTTCTTgacttttattatataaattaattaattaaacaatgATAAATTGACATAAAACTAAAAACAGCACATGCTTAAAAGCAAATACCATTTGCACTGGGGGTTCCTCGTCAGGTCACTGTGCCTACCAGAGGAGACACTCCACGTATATGGAGAGAGAGCTTAAGTCCTGCATTCAGTAGCATCAGAATCTTACTTGAATTATGATTGCAGGACTTAAGTGGCATCAGAATTCAAGTAAAATTCTGAATGGGAATGTGATAAGACTTCAAATTTTATCTTGCTGATTTCAGTCCgataatttgtatatataagaTAGTGGGAATATTACATGATATAAGATTTCAAATTACGTACTTTCAGATGTTAATGTTCTTCTAAACCAAGTTACCACTTTctaccattttttttctttttctaatgaGGGGTATCCGAAGTTTACCTGATTAATCCCCTCAGTTCATGAACACCCCACAAATTCACGAAAAGAATAAACCAGCGGGAGGTCATGCAAATATACGCAAAGAGAATTTGAACTTGAATGGGAATGTAATAGACTATTCACATAATCCCTAAGCCAAACTCTCTGGGTTTTTTTGTCAGAACTTATCAATGAATCAATACCGACATTAATGATAAGAACGCGTACTTGCTTGATcggaatgcatatatataataaagaaatcaagtggtTAGCATATTCAGGGTGCTCCGGTTCACTAATAATTCTAGAAAAAAATCATCTTCAATGATCCACGTACATTGCAAGTGCACCCATTTGAGAtccaaataattaaattaaaataaattaatattgtgAGAAGTTTGGATGGGAAGGGAACTTATTCTCCCTCACACGTATAAGTGCTATCTCCAACTAACTCTCATTATTTGGGGATGGCCCCaaccccctccatcgacaaaTTCTCCATTCATTATAATTCAGTCCTATCGCTTAGCTGTACGTATGTGCAAATGCCAATTTCATGATTTATAAGCACATCGATATTTGTACACGTTCTTAAATGTCTCTTTTCGCATTTCGCTTCTCTGCtagctatatatatcatgTGAACTTTCCTAGGTGTCGGGTTTTGTCGAAtgtaattgatttttcatcACCCTAAAGGGCATAAAAAGTGCTATTATTCCAATTAACATGACACCATTTTTTGGCTATTATTAGTCCAAAACAAATCACAGTCGTATTGTCTTATGCCCATGCTGTAGTTTATATACgcaaatttaattgattttattcGATCGAGACATATCTCATAGCACACATTCTTCAAATGTGGGAGTTAGAGGAAAACAAAGACCAAGATCAGATCAGAAAGATGCAAAGTCGAATATGATATGAAATTCTGAGACAATATTTAACCATTTCATTCTATTCACTTAGTAAAACTTgtcattctttgatcggaatTAGTATTTAGTTTGTTAGAAGTTCagtaaacttttttttttcgattacaataaTTTCAGTAAACCTTAACCATAATGACCGGCCCCCTTTTAGtggtaataataatattagtaTTTATGCTCTCCCTAATTGGTCATATGAAAAATGTTCCAACTTTCTATTATCTTTTGGGCATTAATCATGTATTattcattgaaaaaaatcTCAATCTTTGTGCAATATCCTAAACACTAAAAAACTATGATATAcgatttttcttatataatgcgtgttttattataaaattttgatctagtaatttatataaatattaggttaattgaattttcagaTAATATGGtgcatataaaaatatatagatcggaaaaatctcaaaaaaaaaattattcccAATGTCGGCTCAATATCCACTTTTGGTGGGAGAATTTGAGTCAGGGACCTCTTTAAGTAATTACATCCCCACTAAAGGGGCTCATTTCTTTAGTAATCTaattatcatatatgtatttatttatgcattttctagcaataaaatataataatataatgatagggacccttatatatatacatgtatattttGGAAATAACTTACTTATTTGTactctgtctctctctgtctctctctctctctccactcACTTTATGTATACTTTTTGGACGAACTTCCTCTTTTATAGTGAGACGAATTGAGCCCTCTTCTCAAGTCTTCATTATAAATATGagaaattacatatatatagcttCGCATTCCATTTTTCTccctacatatatataccaaCACTTACACAGCCCAAAACTCTCTGTTTCTACCGTACAGCTCCTATATATAAAATGCAAACACTGAAGGAGCAAAACCGAATTGTGTGGCGGTCGCGCTTGAAAGCTGCGCTACGAACAGTCGTGGCTTGCTCAATCGTGGGCATAACAACCCTGTGCAGCCCGGGGCCTGTCCGGCATCTCCTAGCATACCCTGCATTCTCATACGTGACGACCATCCTGATCGTGTCGGAAGCGACACTGGGGGACACGTTCCAGGGTTTTTGGCATGTCTTGTATGCGACCGTCCAGGTCATGCTCTCCACGGTGCTGAGTCTCTGGCTGGTCGGTCCTGCCAGGTTCACCCCAGGCCTGGCGGCGGTCGCAGTCGCAATCACCTCATTCGTGGTGGCAATACCGGAGTCCACCCACCTCCTGTCAAAGAGGATCGCGTTCGGGCAGATTGTGATCGTGTATGTGGGCACGACCATACAAGGAGCCAGAACACCCATCGTCATGCACCCGCTTCATGTGGCTCTGAGCACTGGTCTTGGAGCCATTGCGTCCATCCTGGCCTTGTTGCTTCCCTACCCCCGCCTTGCTTGCTCTGAGGTAATTACACACATGACACGTGCACCttgatatctttttttttttttacataccGAGGACgttatttctctctctctctctctctctctacatatatatatagcaattcagaaaacaggaaaaaaaaattccattctTTGAAAAGTTTTCTATCAATGAGAATGCAATTTTTACTTCTATCACcttcttttttccctcaaaactataaaaagaaagtaattGTAATTAAAGATGCCTTGAGGAAAACATTCTTACTTAATCAAGAGAGAGTATAAGATCAGTGACACACCTCTCGTCCGATAACCATAAGGTCCATTGTTCGATACTCAATGAGACTATTCGTAtctctttattaaatatttaagatTTATATTCCAATGTACTAGACCTATGAACCTCCCTTGtattcggaaaaaaaaaattcttagttaatttacccaaaaaaattcttaattacTAATAACCAACAATGATCGATCCAAGCGGTTTAACGCTTGTTCCCCATAAGTAAGGTATCGAGTTCtgagtcttgtgaatgtagaaaatatttaattgggagagttttatcttttagtgAGCAGACCCGCTCGAATTGGATTAGTTGAAATCTACTGAGTTTCCGGATATCAAAGtgcacacaaaaaaaaaattcttactattttccttttccaaaaagagaaaggaaaatgaaacaCCAACAAGCAATAAGAGGGTTTCATGTTCACGTAAAATATGTAGTTTCATTCACGCAAAATAGGCAATTTCATATTAGATTGTTCAGGGTCTAGCTGATGATCAACGTGCGTGCTAAATAATTGTACATTgtacaataaattaatttctgAACTTGAAGTTCGATTAGTCTACCttaatttggaaaattttcaacCAAAGGAAAAGTGAAAGGGCACTATAAGAGGAGCTTGGAAATAAttcatggattcgagtattaGTCGCTTTGTCTTGATAAGCtgattttttctaatttatttatgtgTTTACAAGAAAGGGTTTTCCTCTTCAGTATCTTCTAGCTCACTGATTCGGTTCCCAGACCAGaacaaatacaaaaataaataaaaatcgatgggaaaaaatacaaaaataaaataaaaagtggtAATCTTTTTATCCATTTGGCATAGAACCGTGTGTCAAGTATCTATTCATCAActaatttcaattaattaagctTATTATTCTCAATTTGTTCTCTAATCTCTTCTAATAGAGCGTACAACCGAACGGACATCATTTTTCCGTCCAATTTCCCAAATCCTACCTCAAgctcacatatatatataatactgaTTAAGTCTCTCACTGTCGTATATTATCATTTCTATGTTACGATTGATTTACACCGTCCAAGCTAAAAGGTAAATGACGAACTATgtataatagaaaaaagaaatcacgTATATCacatcacatatatattaaccAATTCTAGTGCGTCATAGTCCTCAAAAATCGATTTATTGAACCAATGAGGGTTAAGCCACTTTCCGTACTTTTTGGCCAACAAAGTTTGGCACAACAGTAGAGAGCAACCGCGTATGATTTGTACTTGTTCAAGGATTGGGATTCTTTCTACAATTTAAGcactattcttttttttttttaaccacgGTATTATTAGTCTATTAAATGAGGTTAATTCTCCATTTGCAATACAATTTAAAcgtatttaaaaataaagaataagaagaaaatatttgtAGCGGTTGATGGGCTTTGATTTTCGATCCATCATCGACAGTATTATGTTTATGTCAATATGGAAGAGTGACCCAGACAGCTTTGGGCAATTTGCATTAAGATAATGCTCGACAAGAATGATTCATGTCGAAAGATTTGGATAAAAGAACAATATAATTCTGCCTATAAACATCTCTCCACATTATTGGGAACATTCTTCGGAACAAAAGCGATAGTTGATGAGTTGTTCCGAACCTCATAAAATGTATCGGTTCTTTTTGCTTACGTGGTCCCCTGTCGCATGAAATCCAGGGGAGTCTGTCCTGATGCGATAAACGATATGCTTAGATTGTGATGCATTGTTTTGTTTGTTCGAGAATTTCTGGCTTTTTGCCAGTTACGACAGGATCGCTAATACCACTTTTGTGGTCACAGGTTCGGAAGAACTGCGGGATGTATGTTGAGAATGCTACGGAGAGGCTGGATTTCTACTTGGATGCCTTCTCTTCAGGAGATAGCGCAGCTGCATCGGATTTGATTGCCAAGGCCAAATTCTCTTCCAGAACAGGAGACAGACTTCTGCACAGCATGAAAGACAATGAGGTTACTGACTAAACTGAACTTCACACATCTGCAAGTAAAAATATCGAAACTCCAGCATCAACCTACATAGTAATTCCAGTGTTTCCTGAACCAAAACAGTACTGATTGTTTCTTACTTGGTTCGGTACGGCTAAAATGGGCTACTCCGTGTTGAACAGGAAGGAATGTTGTGGGAGAGACCAGACATCCGGTTCCTTCGACCTAATTACATGCATTTGGCGGAAAGATTCCAAGAAATGGAGCTCCCCCTGAGAGGCATGGAACTCGCCCTAAACTCATGCTCTTCTTTTCCGATTCCTGCGATCGACCGGGAGCTGAGAAGCTTTTTGCCTCATCAAAAGCTGGTCATCGGGCAAAAGCTCGAGCAAGCAAAGTCTTTCGCTCCTTGTGCTGCAATGACCACTCCAGATACCAAAGATGACTCCATCAAGAAGTCCTTGCGTGCCATAAGGACCGTGCCGGGGTCCCTTGAGGACCTGTCGgctctcttcttcttgttctgcATGGAACTCCTCCAGTGTGACCTGCCCATGACCCTCACCAGAACTCTTTTGCCTGCAATGGATGAGAAGCAGAAATTCGACATAAAGCACGGGATAGTGAAATTAAAGCCGAGCAGCAAAAATCTGGTCTTCGCATTCAAGTGCTCGATCTCTCTTGGCCTCGCCGTGCTACTGGGCCTGATGTACAGCAGGGAGAACGGGTACTGGTCTGGCCTCACCATCGCAATCAGCTTCGTCACGGAGAGGCAGCCCACCTTTACAGTTGCAAATGCGCGCGGCCAAGGCACGGCAATGGGGTCTGTGTACGGGATCCTCTGTTTCTTCATTTTCGAGAGGTTCATGGACCTGAGGCTCTTGCCCCTCCTTCCTTGGATCGTGTTTGCAAGCTTCCTTCGGCATAGTAGGATGTACGGGCAGGCCGGAGGAATCTCAGCTGTGATCGGTGCGTTACTGATACTTGGCAGGAAGAACTACGGGGCCCCACCTGATTTCGCGATCACCCGTATTACGGAGGCCACCATTGGGCTGATCTGCTTCATCCTGGTTGAGATTTTGTTCGAGCCTGCAAGGGCGGCAACTCTAGCAAGGATCGAACTCTCCCGGAGCTTCGGAGAAGCAAGAGAATGCATCAAGTGCATAGTTCCGTGTCATAAAGAGAAGGACCTGCCAGGTTCGGCCTTCCAGGAATTTAGAGAAAGACTGATCCACCTGAAAGCCCGTGTCTCCAGGTATGAGACATATACCAGAGAAGCCGAAATCGAACCCAACTTCTGGTTCTGCCCTTTTCCTGCGTCGTGTTACCTCACACTGTTGGAGTCGTTCTCGAGAGCCACTGATCTCCTGCAATTCCTCGCTATCCAGATGGATACTCTCAAGCATCTATGCTGGAGCATCGGTTTCCCGTGGAAGGACATCGCAGACCTGTTAAAGGATGGCGTCGAGCCCTTCACAGAAAGAGTCGGATCCACTTTGGAGTGCCTTGAAAAGGTAACTTCTATCAAGAACCTTATTGAGATCGACAAGGAGTTGCAGAAGAAGACCAAAACCAAACTACATGACATCGAGATGGGGGCTCTATCACCTCCTTATTGTATAGCGAAGGAAGACGTCGATAAGATCTCCAATTCTTTTCTCCGCCAATTGAACGGAGCGATCCAATGTATCTATGCTGATGAAGGTGAGGAGGAGGTCAAGAGCCAGACGGCTCTGAGCCTCGGTGGCCTCGGGTTCTGCATCGACAGTTTGATGAAGGAGACAATTGTGATGAAGGACACAGTGAAAGAGCTCATCACGAGACAGAATCCATCGTGCCATGTGAATTTGTGCGAAATTTCCTGTAAGGTCGATGCTCTGAGAAGCTAAAACCGGGTAACCTTGAGATGACAAAACTCCAGATGTACCAATAAAAGGCCACATAGCATACCCGACCGACTGACAGGAGAACCACCATGAGACGTGGTCTAGCAAATTTTGTATATAAATACACCTTGATGCCTATTGTAAATCGGCAAGCTAAAGTATAACAGagaatatgaaatttattttgagAATCAGAAATGAGACCTCACCGCTGATGGAAAACGAATGACCTCCTTAAGCCGGGTCTGCCGTCACAACCAAACCCAAGTTAATGCCAGGCCTTCTTGAACTGGAGACTGTGAGTCTGAGTTTCAAACCATGAGCCTCACTAACCTCGCTAATACGAGAAGTTGAAACTGAATAAGAAAAGGCGAAAAGTTTCCCCTGGCAAACAAGTTAGGAGGTTAAGAGTACCGAAAATCGGCCGGGTCGCACCCCCCCGGAACACTGCAAgaagaaaaaccaaaaaataatgTGTGGCTGCTGGGATTCGAGCCCAGGTCTCCACGGCCACAACGTGGAATTCTTACCACTAAACTACAGCCACTTAGTTGTCCTCATCctgcaataattttttatctaCGAGTTGCACTGAAATGACACGTCTGTCCACGAGGAGAGCTCGATTCATCCATCAGTCGTGACTCGTAAACGATTTCCGGTTCTCAATTCTATAAATTGCTCGTATCCGAAACTAACAATTTTCGTCGAAGTTGACATTGAAAGTTATTGGAATCACGACGGAGATCCCACAGCTTATAGGTAGAACTTGGAAGGCAAACATGTTGTTTTCCCAGGATTGAATTGGTATTACGTTTTCCTGAAATTGTGTATACAGTAAGCTGTCTGGCTGACGGAGGGAAGGTGACCAAGTCAAAGGAGGAGAAGAATAAATGATAATATGGGATTGGAGGGAGGAATGAGTCGTTTTCTGAGTTTTCACAAGCCTCCACTCCCCACTCAcactaaagaaaaaagatgaaaaccCGAGCTGAGAAACCGATGATGACGATAATGATGTTGATGATGATGGGCCTCTCAACACAATCCACATGTCGAGTGGCCGTCGCAACCAACAAAATCTCCCAAGAAAAAGTCGATCGCCATTACCAATCACCGCAAGAAGTAGCCCGTCCCCATTTCAGCCCTGCGTTCCAATCGGGAAAAGGATAGTGCCCTTATTTCTCCTCCCCTTCCTCTTCGAACGCTACCCGAGACGCGTCCCTTGCACCTCGCCGTCACTTTAGACAAATATCTGATATCGACCGACAACCATATCTCTAAAGTTCAATGTTCTTATATTCGTATTAGTCTCCCGACCGGTAAGTACGCGTGTTTCCCGGAACAGAGAAGAATCGATGAATTCTTGAAACCGAGTTTAATATATGTCGTTGTTCCCTATCAATGAGCTGAAACATTGTTCATCCCGCTTATTGTTTATGTTTaagtttcttcttttccctATAAGAACTTCATCTTATCCTACCCAATCTCATAGTATATGATCCTAAGAATCTGTGGTGGAATAGAGCCGCTGGCTAGCAAAGAGCGGTGGAAATGGATGCATTCTAAAGACGACAAACGGGACGAAGATTCTCATCTCAACtgtcatcatcttcttccaacCTATGTGAGAAATTCAACGTTTTCCATGTCCTCCagacatttattttcttttgcatgTTCCATTTCACATGGCAAAGGATACGAATGGAGCAAGTACGATGGTTTGGCTTGAAAcaaccacccccccccccaatatcatcatcatcatcatcatcatctcccCCAAATTTCTTAGGGAGAGATGGTAAAAAACAGATAATGGTGATAAGCATTCAGAGGAGAATGGAGAtgaattaaaatgaaaaaccaCTTGTGAATTATCatacaataataattgtaatGTACATTTATGGGCCACCAACTATGACATGTTCCAGCAGAACTCCAACAACAGTATATGCTTGGGAATCAAATGAACTTCATTGTCAGAAAAATCACTACAATTCACAAGCTAACCTTGACATCAATTTGGCTTTAGAGAAACATCGCTAGCCCATAAATCCAAGATACTGAAGAAAGCAGGCCAGGATAACCATATATTCGAGACAAGCATCTCTTTCCCGTGAATAACACTGTTATACAATGTCAGCGGaccaaaaaccaaaaaaactCGAAGGAGGAAAAAATGAGGCACCCACCATTAGCAATGGCTCTATCATCCATGCCCCCTATGGGTTGTGGCAGCTCCTCGGGACTCAAGTCAGCATGAGATCATTGACTCCAAGGTGAGGACGAAGGCAGACTCGGACCTCGTGCTCCTCAGGCCCCACATGGAGCTTGGGCACCATTATCTCGAGCACGGATCCGGGTCCATCGTAGTAGGCCTCGATGTTGGCATCCTCGGGGATCCGGGTCGACAGCGGGATTTCCCTCACAAACTCCCCCGGGGGGCAGTGCTCAGAGGACGGGTCTGTAAGCTTGAATGTCCGATCACGCCTCTTAATAAATGGCGCGCCCGACGTGCTCATGCAAGACACCTTGATGATCCCGTGTGTGATAGTATTCCTCCATGAGACCTTCACCCTCTGAAGGTCCACGAACGGCAGGCTAATGATAATCAAGAAGCCATCCTTATCCTCGTATATTGTTTTCGCGGCCGTGACCGGTCCACACATGTTCTTGATCATCACCCCACTAAAGTCATTCGCCCACTGGGGCTCGACATGCTGGCGGATCTCCACGTCATTGATCCGATCCGATGGCGGAGGATTTATGGGCAAATAACAATCCTCCTCGTTGCCGTGAGAGAAGAAATCTTTTCTCCTCTTGCTGCTGACAGGCGATAAGTCCATGCTATCCCCATTGCTGTGGGCAGGCGGATGAGTCGATAAGTTAAGGCCCGACCCATTAAGCTGCTTCTTGGATTGCAAGCTTGGGATGTTCTTTATTGGCGGGGGGAGCCTCTCAAGCTCGAAATCAGTGCTCGGTAAAGTCCGCCATGAGCTGAAATCGCTTGCTTCAGATGGAATCGAGAAATTCAAGTCACGGCCAGTGAGCTCCATCCACCGCTTATGGTCTTCCTCGTCAAGGCCCATGAGGTTTGGGGAAGGGACAAGTTCGACCCCATGTATGCACTGTGGATTTGAGAGTCCACGATAGTGCTTCCTTTGCATCCGGTGGGACCTGGTGAAGCCCTTATCCACGCTAAATGGGAAGGGCCGCTCACCCTGTCGGGAGTGCCCATTCATATAGCTCCGAAGCTGCATCTTCCCCAGAGCGTTCTCGGGCCTCTCCTTGAAGACCCACATGTACATGTTCTCCATGTCATGCTGGACCATGAAGACGTCAAGCTTTAGGTCGGACTTGTCAAAGCCCGAAAGACCAGTGCTGTCCCTCACTATCTTGGCCTTGGACTTCTCACTCAGGGCAGGCCTGAAGTAGAAGCTAAAGAAGAACCATGCGCCCCACACAGTATCGACTCGCTTGGCACATTTCCTCCCTGCACCGCTGCTGCCACTGCCCTTGGGGAGGCTGAGGGAACTCTCGGCCGTCGGCTTGTAGATTTGTGGACCAAGGCCCACATCAAGGATGTCTGCATCGGGATTCCAGGACTGCGGCTGCTGGAGCGGAGGAGGTGGGCTCCGCTCAGCAGACAAGGGCAGGTTGATGTCTGGTGGGCCCGAGAGGTTAACCTGGCGGCTCATCTCCAGGTCAAGGTCATCATGCGAGGAGGCGCTCGAGTCCATCGACAAGAGTGTGGAAGGGTGGTGATTCTCCATTCGATGTGGTAACGATTCTTGAAGAGGAGAGCTAAGGAAAAATTTCTCCTTTGTTTCAGATTAATTCAATCGTGAGTTTTCTTGATTTAGGGAAGATTTCCATGGCCACACAGAACAAATGAAGTAATCAACTAATTGAATAGAACCCCAAAAGTCTCCCCTGCGCAGAAATCAGTCCCCACAATAGTTCCCTTCCATTGAAGCCCTAGATTTCAACAAGCCAGAAATGAATCCTCAATCAGATCAAACAAATCCCAACCACAAGcacaaaatcaaatcaaagcaTCCTAGCATAGCACAGCAGATTCAAAACCAACAACATCCACCTAACAATTTGCCGGAACACGAAGAACTTATCCATCCCCTAGCCATAGAATCCCCAGAAACTCAGGCAACCCAGTGAGGGAAACCAATATCCACCAAGAAAAGATCCAATCTTTTTGGACTTTACAAAACACCCTCAAAGGGAAAGGCCCCGCTCTGAGACTGGCAAGGGTTGCAAAACCTAGACAGGCCGGTTACTGAGCTGAAATGAGGAGTAGCGTACCTTTTGGGATAAGCGTCGTGGAATCGAGAGACTGAGGAGAGACCAGCGAAGACCGTGAAGATTCTTATCTCCtccatatcatcctcaaccaTAAGCATCAATCTTCAGTCACTTGTGCTGCGGCTGCTAGCTATGTTCATCTCATCTCCTTACAATAATTTCGGCTGAACAGCTAAAGGGA
The sequence above is drawn from the Punica granatum isolate Tunisia-2019 chromosome 5, ASM765513v2, whole genome shotgun sequence genome and encodes:
- the LOC116207364 gene encoding uncharacterized protein LOC116207364, which translates into the protein MQTLKEQNRIVWRSRLKAALRTVVACSIVGITTLCSPGPVRHLLAYPAFSYVTTILIVSEATLGDTFQGFWHVLYATVQVMLSTVLSLWLVGPARFTPGLAAVAVAITSFVVAIPESTHLLSKRIAFGQIVIVYVGTTIQGARTPIVMHPLHVALSTGLGAIASILALLLPYPRLACSEVRKNCGMYVENATERLDFYLDAFSSGDSAAASDLIAKAKFSSRTGDRLLHSMKDNEEGMLWERPDIRFLRPNYMHLAERFQEMELPLRGMELALNSCSSFPIPAIDRELRSFLPHQKLVIGQKLEQAKSFAPCAAMTTPDTKDDSIKKSLRAIRTVPGSLEDLSALFFLFCMELLQCDLPMTLTRTLLPAMDEKQKFDIKHGIVKLKPSSKNLVFAFKCSISLGLAVLLGLMYSRENGYWSGLTIAISFVTERQPTFTVANARGQGTAMGSVYGILCFFIFERFMDLRLLPLLPWIVFASFLRHSRMYGQAGGISAVIGALLILGRKNYGAPPDFAITRITEATIGLICFILVEILFEPARAATLARIELSRSFGEARECIKCIVPCHKEKDLPGSAFQEFRERLIHLKARVSRYETYTREAEIEPNFWFCPFPASCYLTLLESFSRATDLLQFLAIQMDTLKHLCWSIGFPWKDIADLLKDGVEPFTERVGSTLECLEKVTSIKNLIEIDKELQKKTKTKLHDIEMGALSPPYCIAKEDVDKISNSFLRQLNGAIQCIYADEGEEEVKSQTALSLGGLGFCIDSLMKETIVMKDTVKELITRQNPSCHVNLCEISCKVDALRS
- the LOC116207365 gene encoding uncharacterized protein LOC116207365, with protein sequence MENHHPSTLLSMDSSASSHDDLDLEMSRQVNLSGPPDINLPLSAERSPPPPLQQPQSWNPDADILDVGLGPQIYKPTAESSLSLPKGSGSSGAGRKCAKRVDTVWGAWFFFSFYFRPALSEKSKAKIVRDSTGLSGFDKSDLKLDVFMVQHDMENMYMWVFKERPENALGKMQLRSYMNGHSRQGERPFPFSVDKGFTRSHRMQRKHYRGLSNPQCIHGVELVPSPNLMGLDEEDHKRWMELTGRDLNFSIPSEASDFSSWRTLPSTDFELERLPPPIKNIPSLQSKKQLNGSGLNLSTHPPAHSNGDSMDLSPVSSKRRKDFFSHGNEEDCYLPINPPPSDRINDVEIRQHVEPQWANDFSGVMIKNMCGPVTAAKTIYEDKDGFLIIISLPFVDLQRVKVSWRNTITHGIIKVSCMSTSGAPFIKRRDRTFKLTDPSSEHCPPGEFVREIPLSTRIPEDANIEAYYDGPGSVLEIMVPKLHVGPEEHEVRVCLRPHLGVNDLMLT